A genomic region of Raphanus sativus cultivar WK10039 chromosome 6, ASM80110v3, whole genome shotgun sequence contains the following coding sequences:
- the LOC108811671 gene encoding uncharacterized protein LOC108811671, producing MVQCEECSEWRVDDDDAENILTPLKLRNVKNRGHERLLQQIRTNPPSPQCFSENRTASLKALATEPTVEEVVKRKEEGEQVRDSNNNKEGRGLDVLWFLKPCSMAN from the exons ATGGTGCAATGCGAGGAGTGTTCTGAGTG GAgagtggatgatgatgatgcagagAACATCCTTACACCTCTAAAGCTGAGGAATGTAAAGAACAGAGGACATGAGCGGTTACTGCAGCAAATCAGAACAAACCCACCATCTCCTCAGTGCTTCTCTGAGAACCGGACAGCTTCTTTGAAGGCCTTGGCGACCGAACCTACG GTTGAAGAAGTGGTGAAGAGAAAGGAGGAAGGAGAGCAGGTCAGAGACagtaacaacaacaaagaagggAGGGGCTTGGACGTTCTATGGTTCTTAAAGCCTTGCTCTATGGCCAACTAA
- the LOC108811670 gene encoding uncharacterized protein LOC108811670 isoform X2: MSTPSPSPSPSVSLPAASETPMTQSNTVKTPSSQPSYRAIAPLHRIPPQQSIHPNPFPVRRSNPVAGSPHQPLQDHHPSALPFPGRGLPTRPGRQSPSTVADRAGGGPCGYRNGQGLDPMSRQFVRAQIQPASHLGSGLMNGVPYFLQPRVAHPPPTSILDNGGRRKDARNDVLVLIRKRKVRFTEKASLYSLCRSWLRNGAHEGGVQKQQSDANTMTCLPKPLLASDVVETSLPKDEPNRVQDKEDEDSVKQLSDSDLLKRHVDRAKKVRARLREERLKRIGRYKARLALLLPPFGEQ; the protein is encoded by the exons ATGTCCACTCCCTCCCCCTCCCCCTCCCCCTCCGTCTCTCTCCCCGCCGCATCGGAAACTCCGATGACACAATCCAACACAGTCAAAACTCCGTCTTCACAGCCGTCGTACAGAGCCATAGCTCCGCTCCATCGTATACCTCCTCAACAGAGCATCCACCCGAATCCCTTCCCTGTCAGGAGATCGAATCCCGTCGCCGGCTCGCCTCATCAGCCTCTCCAAGACCACCACCCTTCAGCTCTTCCTTTCCCGGGCCGAGGGTTACCGACCCGACCCGGAAGACAGAGTCCGAGCACCGTCGCGGATCGAGCTGGTGGTGGTCCTTGCGGGTATCGAAACGGACAGGGTTTGGATCCAATGAGTCGTCAGTTCGTGAGAGCTCAGATCCAACCAGCTTCTCATCTCGGGTCGGGTCTCATGAATGGTGTTCCTTACTTTTTGCAACCTCGG gTTGCTCATCCTCCTCCTACTTCAATTCTAGACAATGGTGGGAGGCGTAAAGACGCTAG AAACGACGTCCTGGTCCTTATAAGAAAACGAAAG gttagATTTACAGAGAAAGCTTCTCTGTATTCACTTTGTAGGTCGTGGTTGAGAAATGGTGCTCATGAGGGTGGTGTTCAG AAGCAGCAAAGCGATGCAAATACAATGACATGTTTGCCAAAGCCTTTGCTTGCATCGGATGTGGTGGAGACAAGTTTGCCAAAAGATGAACCAAATCGTGTACAAGACAAAGAG GACGAGGACTCTGTGAAACAGTTGTCTGATTCTGATCTTTTGAAAAGACATGTGGACCGCGCTAAGAAAGTCCGAGCTCG gCTAAGAGAAGAACGGTTGAAGAGGATTGGGAGGTACAAGGCAAGATTAGCTCTTCTTCTGCCACCATTTGGAGAGCAATGA
- the LOC108811670 gene encoding uncharacterized protein LOC108811670 isoform X1, with the protein MSTPSPSPSPSVSLPAASETPMTQSNTVKTPSSQPSYRAIAPLHRIPPQQSIHPNPFPVRRSNPVAGSPHQPLQDHHPSALPFPGRGLPTRPGRQSPSTVADRAGGGPCGYRNGQGLDPMSRQFVRAQIQPASHLGSGLMNGVPYFLQPRVAHPPPTSILDNGGRRKDARSRNDVLVLIRKRKVRFTEKASLYSLCRSWLRNGAHEGGVQKQQSDANTMTCLPKPLLASDVVETSLPKDEPNRVQDKEDEDSVKQLSDSDLLKRHVDRAKKVRARLREERLKRIGRYKARLALLLPPFGEQ; encoded by the exons ATGTCCACTCCCTCCCCCTCCCCCTCCCCCTCCGTCTCTCTCCCCGCCGCATCGGAAACTCCGATGACACAATCCAACACAGTCAAAACTCCGTCTTCACAGCCGTCGTACAGAGCCATAGCTCCGCTCCATCGTATACCTCCTCAACAGAGCATCCACCCGAATCCCTTCCCTGTCAGGAGATCGAATCCCGTCGCCGGCTCGCCTCATCAGCCTCTCCAAGACCACCACCCTTCAGCTCTTCCTTTCCCGGGCCGAGGGTTACCGACCCGACCCGGAAGACAGAGTCCGAGCACCGTCGCGGATCGAGCTGGTGGTGGTCCTTGCGGGTATCGAAACGGACAGGGTTTGGATCCAATGAGTCGTCAGTTCGTGAGAGCTCAGATCCAACCAGCTTCTCATCTCGGGTCGGGTCTCATGAATGGTGTTCCTTACTTTTTGCAACCTCGG gTTGCTCATCCTCCTCCTACTTCAATTCTAGACAATGGTGGGAGGCGTAAAGACGCTAG AAGCAGAAACGACGTCCTGGTCCTTATAAGAAAACGAAAG gttagATTTACAGAGAAAGCTTCTCTGTATTCACTTTGTAGGTCGTGGTTGAGAAATGGTGCTCATGAGGGTGGTGTTCAG AAGCAGCAAAGCGATGCAAATACAATGACATGTTTGCCAAAGCCTTTGCTTGCATCGGATGTGGTGGAGACAAGTTTGCCAAAAGATGAACCAAATCGTGTACAAGACAAAGAG GACGAGGACTCTGTGAAACAGTTGTCTGATTCTGATCTTTTGAAAAGACATGTGGACCGCGCTAAGAAAGTCCGAGCTCG gCTAAGAGAAGAACGGTTGAAGAGGATTGGGAGGTACAAGGCAAGATTAGCTCTTCTTCTGCCACCATTTGGAGAGCAATGA